A region of Granulicella sibirica DNA encodes the following proteins:
- a CDS encoding YXWGXW repeat-containing protein, whose amino-acid sequence MKNITNLVKRTLGAAVLAAALIAPAAAHARIFLSVGIAPPVIPVYEQPLCPGDGYIWTPGYWAYGDDGYFWVDGAWVEAPYENALWTPGYWGYDNNAYVWNAGYWGPTVGYYGGINYGFGYFGAGFYGGYWNSGRFFYNRGYNHLDFNRIHNVYNTPYRGGNDHPGGRAFDDHPGAGRGFAGNRGAAVNGREFDRGNFQNRVAQPNRDNGNFQNRVAQPSNNGGNFQNRTAQQNGFGQGGDQGGNQNVNRPAYGGGDSTQRGFAVQNGYQRPATPQNFGEQNNGRQQGGQQSFGQRQGGYPQPSGQQNYSRPTQSQPAQNYSRPASSPAPQAQPQTRSFSAPSAQSAPSGGGSRGGEGGGHGGGGGYRR is encoded by the coding sequence ATGAAAAACATCACGAACCTGGTCAAAAGAACACTCGGCGCCGCAGTTCTCGCTGCCGCGCTCATCGCCCCCGCAGCAGCTCATGCCCGCATCTTCCTCTCCGTCGGCATCGCGCCCCCGGTGATCCCTGTCTACGAACAGCCGCTTTGCCCTGGCGACGGGTACATCTGGACGCCGGGATACTGGGCCTATGGCGACGACGGCTACTTCTGGGTCGATGGCGCGTGGGTCGAGGCTCCTTACGAGAACGCCCTCTGGACTCCCGGATATTGGGGTTATGACAACAACGCCTACGTGTGGAACGCCGGGTACTGGGGACCAACCGTTGGCTACTACGGCGGGATCAACTACGGCTTCGGCTACTTCGGGGCGGGTTTCTATGGCGGTTACTGGAATAGCGGCCGCTTCTTCTATAACCGGGGCTACAACCACCTGGACTTCAACCGGATTCACAACGTCTACAACACGCCGTACCGTGGTGGGAATGATCACCCCGGTGGACGGGCGTTCGACGATCATCCGGGTGCAGGTCGGGGGTTTGCCGGGAATCGTGGAGCGGCTGTGAATGGACGCGAGTTCGATCGTGGGAACTTCCAGAACCGGGTCGCGCAGCCGAATCGCGATAACGGGAATTTTCAGAACCGCGTGGCGCAGCCGAGCAACAACGGAGGCAACTTCCAGAACCGGACAGCCCAGCAGAACGGGTTCGGTCAGGGCGGGGATCAAGGCGGGAATCAGAATGTAAACCGGCCTGCTTATGGTGGTGGCGATTCGACGCAGCGTGGGTTTGCTGTGCAGAACGGCTACCAGAGGCCTGCGACTCCGCAGAACTTCGGAGAGCAGAACAATGGACGCCAGCAGGGCGGACAGCAAAGCTTTGGTCAGAGGCAGGGCGGGTATCCGCAGCCTAGCGGACAGCAGAACTATAGCCGTCCGACGCAGAGCCAGCCAGCGCAGAACTACAGCCGGCCTGCCAGCAGCCCGGCTCCGCAGGCTCAACCGCAAACGCGGAGCTTCTCGGCTCCAAGTGCACAGAGCGCTCCCAGCGGTGGAGGCTCTCGTGGCGGGGAAGGCGGAGGCCATGGCGGCGGCGGAGGATACCGGCGCTAA